The sequence GCGGCAATGTTGATGCGGTGCATGTGACGATTGCCTATCATGAAAACTTTCGCGAAACGGTCCACAACATCGAACGCTGGAACCGGTGGTTTGAACAGTTTCCCGATCTGATCTTCCAGGGCCGCACCGGAGATGATGTGCAACTGGCGCGCGAAACCGGCAGGACCGCCATCTTCTTCGGGTTCCAAAACCCCTCGCCAATGGAAGATGACATCGGCCTGGTCGAAGTCCTGCACACCCTCGGCGCCCGGTTCATGCAGCTGAGTTACAACAACCAGTCCCTGCTCGCGACCGGATGCTATGAGGCTGATGACAGCGGCATCACCCGCATGGGCCGCCAGGTCATCAGGGAAATGAATCGCGTCGGCATGGTCATCGACATGAGCCACTCCGCAGAGCGCTCAACCCTCGAAGCAATCGAAATTTCCGAACGCCCCATTGCCATCACCCATGCCAACCCCGCTTTCTGGCACCCGGCCTTGCGCAACAAGTCCGACGACGTGCTGCGCGCCCTCGGCCAGTCAGGCGGCATGTTGGGGTTTTCGGTTTACCCGCATCACCTGAAGGGCTCTTCGGACTGCTCCCTGGAGAGTTTTTGCGAAATGATCGCGCGCACGGCCGACCTCATGGGACCGGAGCGGATCGGGATCGGAACCGACCTTTGCCAGGACCAGCCGGACACGGTCGTCGAATGGATGCGGGTCGGCCGCTGGACCAGGGAAATCGACTATGGCGAGGGCTCGCGGGACAACGCTGGCTTTCCAAGAATGCCGTCATGGTTCGGTGACAACACCGACTTTGCAAACATTGAAACAGGCTTGCGTGCCACCGGAATGGACGCCGCAAACGTCGCCGCGATCATGGGGGGTAACTGGCTCCGGTTCTACCAGGACAGTTTCGGCGCACCTACTTCGTCAGCCTCCGAAAATCGAATTCAAGCTGCGCAATAAGCAGTAGGGCAGCAGGTTTTCCCCGGAAAATCCAACGCTCACAAAAACCTCCACAACAA is a genomic window of Anderseniella sp. Alg231-50 containing:
- a CDS encoding membrane dipeptidase → MSQPDHSPRIDCLQYANWSEKIFRQMRSGNVDAVHVTIAYHENFRETVHNIERWNRWFEQFPDLIFQGRTGDDVQLARETGRTAIFFGFQNPSPMEDDIGLVEVLHTLGARFMQLSYNNQSLLATGCYEADDSGITRMGRQVIREMNRVGMVIDMSHSAERSTLEAIEISERPIAITHANPAFWHPALRNKSDDVLRALGQSGGMLGFSVYPHHLKGSSDCSLESFCEMIARTADLMGPERIGIGTDLCQDQPDTVVEWMRVGRWTREIDYGEGSRDNAGFPRMPSWFGDNTDFANIETGLRATGMDAANVAAIMGGNWLRFYQDSFGAPTSSASENRIQAAQ